Proteins from a single region of Thermomicrobiales bacterium:
- the lhgO gene encoding L-2-hydroxyglutarate oxidase — translation MTTAIDEPQAATLPTAATMLEGTASIAIVGGGIVGLAAAREILRRRPGKSLILLEKEASIGEHQTGHNSGVIHSGIYYAPGSLKARLCVAGAAAMMQYCDENDIAWKRCGKVIVATRAEELPRLQALYERGQENQVPGLRMIEPDELREREPHVRGVRALWSPNTGIVDYLQVAHSYANDIREMGGEIRTSHEVTGIRRRNGRTLLTTSGGDIEASLVVACAGLYSDRVAQMTGNDEDPRIVPFRGDYYVLRPERRSLVRSNIYPVPDPRFPFLGVHFTPRMNGDVWLGPNAVLAFARDGYSFRTARGKDLLEMARNPGFRAFARKNWRTGLSEMARDLSKKRFLETLRVYIPELEPEDLLPGPAGVRAQALTPQGTLVDDFVFDRAEGVLHVRNAPSPAATSSLEIGRLIADEVEAMA, via the coding sequence ATGACAACGGCGATCGACGAGCCACAGGCTGCGACACTGCCGACCGCCGCGACGATGCTGGAAGGCACGGCATCGATTGCGATCGTCGGCGGTGGGATCGTTGGCCTGGCCGCCGCGCGCGAGATCCTGCGCCGCCGCCCCGGGAAATCGCTCATCCTGCTGGAGAAAGAAGCGAGCATCGGTGAGCACCAGACCGGCCACAACAGCGGCGTCATTCACTCCGGCATCTATTACGCGCCCGGCTCGCTGAAGGCGCGCCTCTGCGTGGCCGGAGCAGCCGCGATGATGCAGTACTGCGACGAGAACGACATCGCCTGGAAGCGCTGCGGCAAGGTCATCGTCGCCACCCGCGCCGAGGAACTGCCCCGCCTGCAGGCGCTCTACGAACGCGGGCAGGAGAACCAGGTGCCGGGCCTGCGGATGATCGAGCCGGACGAGCTGCGCGAGCGCGAGCCGCATGTGCGCGGCGTCCGGGCGCTCTGGTCGCCCAATACCGGCATCGTCGATTACTTGCAGGTGGCCCACTCTTACGCCAACGACATCCGCGAGATGGGCGGCGAGATCCGCACCAGCCACGAGGTGACCGGCATCCGTCGACGCAATGGCCGGACGCTGCTCACGACCAGCGGTGGCGACATCGAGGCGTCGCTCGTCGTGGCCTGCGCCGGGCTCTATTCCGATCGCGTCGCTCAGATGACCGGCAACGACGAGGACCCGCGTATCGTTCCATTCCGCGGCGACTACTACGTCCTGCGGCCGGAGCGTCGCAGCCTCGTGCGCTCGAACATCTACCCGGTGCCGGACCCGCGCTTCCCGTTCCTCGGCGTGCACTTCACGCCGCGGATGAACGGCGATGTCTGGCTCGGGCCGAACGCCGTCCTCGCCTTCGCCCGCGACGGCTATTCGTTCCGCACGGCCCGCGGCAAGGACCTGCTGGAAATGGCGCGCAACCCCGGCTTCCGCGCCTTCGCCCGCAAGAACTGGCGGACTGGCCTGAGCGAGATGGCGCGCGACCTGTCCAAGAAGCGCTTCCTGGAGACGCTGCGCGTCTACATCCCCGAGCTGGAGCCGGAAGACTTGCTGCCGGGCCCGGCCGGCGTGCGTGCCCAGGCGCTCACCCCGCAGGGCACGCTGGTCGATGACTTCGTCTTCGATCGTGCCGAGGGTGTGCTGCACGTCCGCAACGCCCCCTCGCCGGCGGCGACCTCCTCGCTGGAGATCGGCCGCCTGATCGCCGACGAGGTGGAGGCGATGGCCTAG